Genomic DNA from Streptococcus uberis:
TGGCTGAAGCCAGTCCATCCAAAGCAACGAGTTTATCGATTTATGAAATGAACTATCTGCTGAATAAAACTAAAATACGTGATATCATGATTAAAAAGGTTATTACGGTGTCGCCAAATGCTAGTCTAGAAGATGCTATTTATCTGATGTTGCAACATAAGATTGGAGTTTTGCCAGTATTGGACAAGGATGAACTCTGTGGCATTATTACTGATCGTGATGTTTTCAAAGCATTTTTACATGTTTCAGGTTATGGCATTGAAGGGACAAGACTTGTTTTAGAGGCAGATAATGTGGTTGGTGTTTTAGCTAAAGTAGCTGATGCCATCTCAAAAGAGAACTTGAACAT
This window encodes:
- a CDS encoding CBS domain-containing protein, yielding MSVKDYMTKDVIAISPETGVAKAADIMRDNDVRRLPVLEKGKLVGLVTAGTMAEASPSKATSLSIYEMNYLLNKTKIRDIMIKKVITVSPNASLEDAIYLMLQHKIGVLPVLDKDELCGIITDRDVFKAFLHVSGYGIEGTRLVLEADNVVGVLAKVADAISKENLNIRRTVVDSRPSGKTVIEIQIDGHGETLTLKENLEKIGVIVSSIEKTSEKESLL